TTGAAGGAAGTTTTATTGCAGCTGTAAGACTGTCTGTTGGTGGTACTGTCGATGATGCATTAGCCGAAATCAAACAATCATTTTAGTTAAATCTTACTAATAATGAAAAAAGTAAACCTTTTTCAAATGAAACTTTATAAAAAATATGATAGTATATATGTAAATGTTTAATAAAATCTGGAGAAAATAGGAGGACATTGCCATGCAACACCTTATAAAAAAACATGTATTGAATGGCGAGTTTGATTTAGTACGACAATTGATGTCCGAAACAGATTTTATGGAATTTGAAGAAGCATATATTTCAAGTGCGCATGAAGTAGAAAGTATGATGTTTTATACATGTATTTTAGATATGATTAAACATGAAGAATCTTCTGAAATGCATGACCTAGCATTTTTATTGCTTGTGTATCCACTAAGTGAATATGAAGGTGCTTTGGATTCTGCTTATTACCATGCAGACGCTTCCATAAAACTTACTGACGGCAAAGAAGTTAAAAGTTTGTTACAAATGTTATTATTGCATGCGATACCAACACCTGTTATTTCAGATAAGAAGGCTTTTGATATCGCCAAACAAATATTAAAATTAGATCCTAATAATAATGTTGCTCGTAACGTCTTAAAGGATACTGCCAAACGTATGGACAACGTTGTTGTTGATATAAATGAATTACACCAACGTAATGCACGTTAATTTTATTTCAATTATATTAGCTTAATAATAGTTTTAACATTTGATTGGGTTGGGACATTGGTTCCAGCCTTTTTTAATACTCAAATTTTGTTATTAGGAAGATATGAATTCTAAAAAGTTTTTATGCAGTATTTTAAAAGATTATACAATTGGCATCCAATTTATATAAATGAATGATAAGAATTTAATAAAATCCACGCATACGTAATATTATTTTGTGTCACTTTAGAAAATAGCAGGAGATTGAGACATAAAGTTTTTGTGCTCTGGGAAACCGATTAACGGCGTCCCAAAAACAGGATTTTCGGCAAAAACTCTCACAATTCGACAAAATTTGGAAAACAATTTTGCTCATCGTTCTGTTCTGCTCAAATCCTAAACGCTTTTGTCCCGACCTGTTTATCTGCATAATCAGCTTGAAAATAGCTCTTGGATTAGGTTTCAAAACAGTGTTTTTCTGATAGGTTTGCGTATACAAAAATTTCGCATGACAGCATTATAAAAGGGAAAATTTATAAAAAATTTAAATGTCATTAAACGTGATAATGTGAATGGATTGAGCGATTTTATAAAAATGAAAATGAACCTATGCGACTTGCAATTAATTTTGAGTACGTTATAATGCACACTGTGCAAAATTAAGGAGGTCTATTATTCACATGATGATGAATAAGGAAGCAACAAAAATTGGATTTGCCTACGTCGGCATAGTAGTGGGCGCAGGATTTTCAACAGGACAAGAAGTTATGCAATTTTTCACTAAATATGGCTTGTGGGCTTATTTAGGTGTGATTATATCTGGTTTTATTTTAGCTTTTATTGGGCGCCAAGTAGCCAAAATTGGTACCGCATTTGAAGCGACTAACCATGAATCGACGCTACAATACGTATTCGGTGAAAAGTTTAGTAAAATCTTTGATTATATTTTAATTTTCTTCTTATTTGGTATAGCTGTAACTATGATTGCAGGTGCTGGTGCAACATTTGAAGAAAGTTATAACATACCTACTTGGCTAGGTGCTCTAATTATGACAGTAGCTATATACGTCACGTTACTATTGGACTTTAACAAAATAGTACGTGCACTTGGTATTGTTACACCATTTTTAATTGTGCTAGTTGTACTTATTGCTGGCGTTTATTTATTTAAAGGTCATGTATCATTAGCAGAAGTAAACCAAGTAGTACCTGATGCTAGTATTTGGAAAGGTATTTGGTTCGGTACAATATATGGTGGTTTAGCATTCTCTGTAGGCTTTAGTACTATAGTAGCAATTGGCGGAGATACTGATAAACGTACAGTATCTGGTGCAGGTGCAATGTTTGGCGGTATTATCTATACCGTATTATTAGCATTGATTAACTTTGCTTTACAAAGTGAATATCCTACAATTAAAAATGCTTCAATTCCAACTTTGACATTAGCAAATAACATTCATCCGTTAATCGCAACGGTGCTATCTGTTATTATGCTTGCAGTTATGTATAATACTATTTTAGGGCTTATGTATTCATTTGCAGCGCGCTTTACAGAACCATATAGTAAAAAATATCATATTTTTATTATAGTAATGATGGTAGCAGGTTATTTATTAAGTTTCGTAGGATTCGCTGAATTAATTAATAAATTATACACAATAATGGGATATGTAGGTCTATTTATTGTAGTAGCTGTAATAATAAAATATTTCAAACGTAAAAATGCGGACAAAAAACATATTGCTTAACAGTGTATGTTGAATGTTCAAAACTTTACAATTGAAGCACTTTGTTTTAACCTTAAAAGCAATTCGTCTCTACTTATTTTAGACGAATTGCTTTTTATATTTACTAAGTCTTTTAACATTAGTGTCTATAGAAATAGAGAGGTAAGATGTAATGAATAGAGATAACAAATGGGCGATAATCACAGCACTCATTATAGCTGTCGTAGGTGTATTATTAGCACTTCATTTAAAACAACATTATGATCAAGCTACAATAGAGAATCAATCCAATAAAGATAAAATAAATGTTAAGAATAAAAATGTGCACATTTATCAAAATATTACATATAACAGAGTATTTCCAAATAGTAAGTTAGATATTATTACACCAGCTGATATGTCCTCTAATACTAAATTACCAGTTATTTTTTGGATGCATGGTGGTGGGTACATTGCAGGAGATAAGCAATATAAAAATCCATTGCTAGCAAAAATTGCTGAACAAGGTTATATCGTAGTTAATGTAAATTATGCATTAGCACCACAGTATAAATATCCGACACCTTTAATTCAAATGAGCCAAGCCACTAAGTTTATTAAAGAAAATAAAATGAATATACCTATCGACTTTGACCAAGTTGTCATTGGTGGTGATTCAGCAGGAGCTCAATTAGCTAGTCAATTTACAGCTATTCAAACAAACAACCATTTAAGAAAAGCAATGCAATTTGATCAAACATTTAAACCATCACAAATTAAAGGTGCTATATTTTTTGGGGGATTTTATAACATGCAAACTGTTAGGAAAACTGAGTTTCCTAGAATACAGTTATTTATGAAAAGCTATACTGGTGAACAGGACTGGGAAAAAGGATTTAAAAATATTTCTCAAATGTCGACAGTTAAACAGGCTACAAGTGATTATCCACCAACATATTTATCAGTAGGAGATAGCGATCCTTTTGAAAGCCAAAATGTTGAATTTAGTAAAAGGTTAGATGAACTAGGGGTACCTGTAGATACATTATTTTATGACGGTACACATCATTTACATCATCAATACCAATTTCATCTGGATAAACCTGAATCAATTGAAAACATCAAAAAAGTGTTACTTTTCCTAAGTCGTAATACATCTTCTTCAGGAGTTCAAACTGAAGAAAAGCCTCAAATAGAAAACCCAGGTAATGAGGTACCATTAAATCCGTTAAATTAGAATATGGGTAGGTTTTTAAAACTTTATTCATTACTTAAATTTAAAAATAGTTAAACATATTAATAGAAAATACTGTTGTCAGTAAGGATAACGCATATGAACAATAGCTACGTCATTTTAATTAATTTCAATTAAGATGACGTAGTTTTTTTATTCGAAATGAATACGTATCTTTACATAAAATAACTTTTTACAACTAATTTATCAAAAAATATCGCAGACGTGATATAATAAATTGATAATATGAAATGAATTTAAAACGAAAATATAAAAATATAGATTGAGTACAAAGTGATTTGAAATAAGGTAGTGAAAGGAAATGACTAGATTATCATTAAAACCATTTAAGAATAAACGTGTAATAGTTAGTGGGCGTATTCAGCGAGTGTTATATAAAAATTATTTAGATCGGCATAGTACATTTAAACCAAATGTAAGAATATTATTAAAAGACGTAGTCGTCGCAGGGGTCTCTATAGATCATATATGGTTATACGAGACAAATAAATATTATGCATTGGCAATGGAACTTATTTATCGTCGTGTAAAATTTAGCGCTCATGTTGTGCCGTATTATAAGATCAATAAAAGTAATAACCTTTTTGTACAAGATTATGGAATTAAACGTAAAAGCAAATTGATATCTGAAGAGAAATACAATCAAAATAATCAAGTACAGGATTCGATTTACGAAAAATTACCAAATATAGATTTTAAGCTTGAAGATTTCTTTAGCAAGGAAAATTAAAAAATACAAAAATAGCAAAGCACCACTTAAGGTATTTGATTATAAATCAACTACACATTAGTGGTGCTTTATTATTATATAATGATTTGTCATGTCGAAATCCTCAAGTATTTTCTAATATGAAATTTAGCGATTTAAATTAAACTCAGAAAGTGCATAGACAATTGTCGTGATGCGATTCTAATTCAAGATTATGATAAAATAGCTTTAATTAAGAATTTTAGCCATCATGTAGTCATCATAATATTTACCGTCGATAAATAATTTGTCTTTTAAGACACCTTCAATTTGAAAATCAGCATTTTTAAATAGTTCAAGCGCAGGCTGATTATTGAGTGGTACATTTGCTTCGATGCGATGTATTTGATTGTTTAAGCACCATGCCATAATGGCATCTATAAGTGCTTGACCGATACCACGATGCTGGTAAAGCTTTTTAACACCTAAATCGATTTTAGCAACATGTTTAATTCGTTTGAAATGCATCGTGTTAACAAATGCAAAGCCAACAAGTTGTTCGTCACTCTCAGCTACAAATATGACTTTATGTGGAGAAGTAATATATTCCTCTAATTGTTTACTAGCTGACGTGACGCTTGGGTCATATTCTCCAGGAGTATAAAACATATATGGAGATTCGTCGTAAATTTTTGATAACATTGAAATAAAGTTCTCAACATCTTTGATACTAACTCTACGTATGATATGGGCCATGAAAAGCCTCCAGTATTTTGAAATTTTAAAACATTTGCTACTATTATAATATATATGTGACTAAAAGGTGGAGTAATATGTTTTTTGGTTACAGTTTAAAGGAGTATTTTATATGAAACCTAAAGTTTTATTAGCAGGTGGAACAGGATATATCGGTAAATATTTAAGTGAAGTTATTGAAAACGATGCGGATCTTTATGTTATTTCAAAATATCCTGAAAATAAAAAAACAGACAATGTCGACATGACTTGGATTCAATGTGATATTTATCATTACGATCAAGTAGTAAAAGCAATGAATCAAATAGATATTGCAGTATTTTTTATAGATCCAACGAAAAATTCTGCTAAGATTACCCAATCTTCAGCAAGAGACTTAACGTTAATTGCAGCAGACAATTTTGGTAGAGCAGCTGCTATAAACCAAGTTAAAAAAGTGATTTATATTCCTGGAAGTCGATATGATAATGAAACGATTGAACGTTTAGGGGCATACGGTATAACTGTTGAAACAACAAACTTAGTTTTTAAACGCGCTTTAGTCAATGTAGAGTTACAAGTATCTAAATATGATGACGTTAGGTCAACAATGAAAGTACCATTGCCGAAAGGATGGACACTACAACATTTGGTTAATCACTTTATCGCATGGATGGGATATACAAAAGGGACATTTGTGAAAACAGAGAAAGTACAAGATTTAGTTAAAGTTTATATAAAGAATAAAGCACGACCGCTTGCGGTATTTAAAATAATGGAAACGGCAGAAGGAATAATCACTTTGAAATTAATAAGCGGGAGCCTAGTCAAAAAGAAAGCAGTCACACAAGGTAAACTGGAATTTAGGTTTATTAAAGCATCCGCAGTAGTCTATATCCATCTGTATGATTATATTCCTCGCGTATTTTGGCCAATTTATTATTTTATACAAGCACCAATGCAAAAAATGATGATACATGGCTTTGAAGTAGATTGTCGTATAAAAGATTTTCAAAGTCGTTTAAAATCAGGGGAAAATATGAAATATACTAAATGATATCAGGTGATATGAATGCAAATATTATTAGTTGAAGATGACAATACTTTATTTCAAGAATTGAAAAAAGAATTAGAACAATGGGATTTTAACGTTGCTGGTATAGAAGATTTCGGTAAAGTGATGGATACATTTGAAAGCTTTAATCCTGAAATTGTAATATTAGACGTTCAATTGCCTAAATATGATGGATTTTATTGGTGTCGAAAAATGAGAGAGGTATCCAATGTACCAATATTATTCTTATCATCTCGTGATAATCCAATGGATCAAGTTATGAGCATGGAGTTAGGTGCAGATGATTATATGCAAAAGCCTTTTTATACCAATGTCTTAATCGCTAAATTACAAGCGATTTATCGTCGCGTCTATGAATTTACTGCAGAAGAAAAACGTACACTTACATGGCAAGATGCAGTAGTAGACTTATCAAAGGATAGTATTCAAAAAGGTGATGAAACTATATTTTTATCAAAAACTGAAATGATAATATTAGAAATACTGATTACTAAAAAGAATCAAATTGTTTCTAGAGATACAATTATTACTGCTTTATGGGATGATGAAGCGTTTGTCAGTGATAATACATTAACGGTTAATGTGAATCGTTTGCGTAAGAAATTATCAGAAATAGGAATGGATAGTGCAATTGAAACCAAAGTAGGAAAAGGATATATGGCACATGAATAATTTAAAATGGGTAGGATATTTCCTTAAATCACGTATGAATTGGATATTTTGGATATTATTTTTGAATTTTATAATGTTAGGTATTAGTCTAATTGATTATGATTTTCCAATTGATAGTGTGTTTTATATTGTTTCGCTTAATTTAAGTTTAACATTGATTTTTTTAATCATAACGTATTTTAAAGAAGTAAAGTTATATAAGCATTTTGATAAAGATAAAGAAATTGAGGAGATTAAACATAAAGATTTAGCAGAGACACCATTTCAACGTCATACTGTGGATTATTTATATCGTCAAATTTTAGCGCATAAAGATAAGGTTGTTGATCAACAGTTACAATTGAATATGCATGAACAAACCATCACTGAATTTGTACATGATATAAAAACGCCAGTGACAGCCATGAAATTACTAATTGATCAAGAAGAGAATCATGAAAGAAAACAAGCACTATTATATGAATGGTCTCGTATTAATTCAATGTTAGATACTCAACTGTATATTACAAGGTTAGAGTCACAACGTAAGGATATGTATTTTGATTATGTGCCTCTTAAACGCATGGTTATTGATGAAATTCAATTAACAAGACATATTAGTCAAGTTAAAGGCATTGGCTTTGATGTTGACTTTAAAGTTGATGATCATGTGTATACAGATATTAAATGGTGTCGCATGATTATTAGACAAATTTTATCTAATGCATTGAAATATAGTGAGAATTATAATATTGAAATTAGAACAGAATTAATCGACAAACATGTATCTTTGATTATTAAAGACCATGGAAGAGGTATTAGTAAGAAAGATATGCCTCGAATATTTGAACGTGGTTTCACGTCAACTGCAAATCGAAATGAAACAACATCTTCGGGTATGGGACTATATTTAGTAAATAATGTGAAAGATCAATTAGGTATTCAAGTCGATGTTACATCTGCTGTCGGTAAAGGGACAACAGTTAGTTTAGTTTTCCCATTACAAAATGAAATTGTTGAACGCATGTCAGAAGTGACAAATTTGTCATTTTAAACATGTGTTTTGTTACTTTGAATTGATACATCTAATCAACTTCAACGATATAATAAAATAGATGTTAGTCATATGTTAAATTGAAGATGCTAGTGCCAAAACTTAATGGAAATGAAGTTAAGCTTAATTATAGGAGTGTTAAAGTGGCAATTTTAGAAGTAAAACAATTAACAAAAATATATGGAAATAAAAAAATGGCACAAGAAGTTCTACGAGATATCAATATGTCAGTAGAAGAGGGTGAATTTATCGCGATTATGGGTCCTTCTGGATCTGGAAAGACAACGCTATTAAATGTTTTAAGTTCAATCGATTATATTTCTCAAGGATCCATTACATTAAAAGGCCAAAAATTAGAAAAACTCTCAAATAAAGACCTTTCAAATATTCGGAAACATGACATTGGTTTTATTTTCCAAGAATATAATTTGCTTCATACATTGACAGTTAAAGAAAACATTATGTTGCCATTAACCGTTCAACGACTAGATAAAGACACAATGTTAAACCGCTATCAAAAAGTAGCTGAAGCATTAAATATATTTGATATTAGTGAAAAATACCCATCTGAACTATCTGGTGGACAACGACAAAGAACATCTGCTGCAAGGGCGTTTATTACGCTTCCGTCAATTATCTTTGCAGATGAACCAACAGGTGCGCTTGATTCTAAAAGTACGCAAGATTTATTAAAACGATTAACAAAAATGAATGAAGAATTTAAGTCTACAATCATTATGGTTACACACGATCCTGTTGCGGCTAGCTATGCTAATAGAGTGATAATGCTTAAAGATGGTCAGATTTTTACTGAATTGTATCAAGGTGATGATGATAAACAAACATTTTTCAAAGAAATAATGCGTGTTCAAAGTGTTCTAGGTGGCGTTAATTATGAGCTTTAATCAGATTATATTTAAAAATTTTCGCCAAAACTTTTCGTATTATGCTATCTATCTATTTTCTCTAATAACTAGCATAGTATTGTACTTTAGTTTTGTAGCGTTAAAATATGCACATAAAATTAATATGACAGAATCATACCCTATCATTAAAGAGGGATCACAAGTAGGTAGTTACTTTTTATTCTTTATCATAATCGCATTTTTATTATATGCTAATGTGCTATTTATTAAGCGTAGAAGTTATGAGCTAGCATTATATCAAACATTAGGGTTATCTAAGTTCAATATTTTATATATTTTGATGCTTGAACAATTATTATTATTCATAATTACGGCGACGCTAGGTATCATTATAGGAATATTCGGTTCGAAAATTTTATTAATGATTGTATTTACATTGTTAGGTATTAAAGAAAAGGTGCCGATTATTTTTAGTTTAAGGGCAGTTATCGAAACATTATTATTAATTGGTGTAGCATATTTATTTACGGCAATTCAAAATTTTGTTTTAGTATTTAAGCAGTCCATTTCGCAACTTTCAAAGAATAACCAAGTAAAAGAAAGTAACCATAATAAAATTACATTTGAAGAAGTTATTTTAGGCATTTTGGGTATTATATTGATTATCACCGGATACTATCTCTCCCTCAATATAGTCCAATATTATAATTCTATTGGCATTTTGTTATTTATACTATTTTCAACAGTAATAGGTGCTTATTTCTTTTTCAAGAGCTCAGTTTCTCTTGTTTTTAAAATGGTTAAAAAATTTAGAAAAGGTGTTATTAGTGTAAACGATGTGATGTTTTCATCATCGATTATGTATCGAATCAAGAAAAATGCATTTTCGTTGACTGTTATGGCAATCATTTCTGCAATTACTGTGTCAGTCTTATGTTTTGCTGCAATCAGTAGAGCATCTTTAGATAGTGAAATTAAATATAGTTCGCCACATGACGTTACAATTAGAGATCAGCAAAAAGCTAATGAGTTAGCTAATGAATTGAATAATCAAAAGATACCTCATTTTTATAATTACAAAGAAGTTATACACACAAAGTTATATAAAGATGACTTGTTTGATGTGAAAATGAAAGAACCATATAATGTAACGATTACTAGTGATAAATATATACCTAATACGAATTTAAAGCGTGGTCAAGCTGATTTGTTCGTAGCAGAAGGAGCTATTAAAGATTTAGTTAAACACAAGAAACATGGTAAAGCCATTATAGGAACTAAAAAGCATCATGTTGATATCAAGTTGCGTAAAGATATTAACAAAATATATTTTATGACGGATGTTGATTTAGGTGGTCCGACGTTTGTTTTAAATGATCAGGACTATCAAGAAATAAGAAAATATACCAAGCCTAAACATATCGTTTCACAATTTGGATTCGATTTAAAACATAAAAAAGATGCATTGGCATTAGAAAAAGCAAAAAATAAAGTAGATAAATCTATTGAAACAAGAAGTGAAGCGGCAAGTTCTATATCTAGTTTAACGGGGATATTATTATTTGTAACATCATTTTTAGGTGTTACATTTTTAATTGCTGTATGTTGCATCATTTATATCAAACAAATTGATGAGACTGAAGATGAATTAGAAAATTATAGTATTTTAAGAAAACTTGGATTTACACAAAAAGATATGGCGAGGGGATTAAAATTTAAAATTACATTTAATTTTGGATTACCTTTAGTTATTGCGCTCTCCCATGCATATTTTACATCATTAGCCTATATGAAATTGATGGGTACAACGAATCAAATACCGATTTTTATAGTAATGGGACTATATATTTGTATGTATGCCATTTTTGCAATAATAGCCTATAATCATTCGAAACGCACAATTAGACATTCAATATAATTATATTTTACGGCTTTCAGGGAAGTAACGGATAGAAATCTAATATACTTCGCTGGAAGCTTTTTTAGGTTCTATGAATAAATTGGAATGATTGAACAGCTTTTACTTTTACCAGCATAAATTTTAGGGATTTTGAAAGTGAAAACATGGGCTCAAACTTTGTAAATAGTGATAAATATGAGAAAATAGAATAGTAAGTATTAAATACTATAAATAGCACAACTAGTTCGAAAATGTATTCCAAACTAATTAATATGTAAAAGTTATGTAATACATATTGTATCACTGTAAAATTTTCAATGATTTTAATTTACATTTTTTAGATATACCAAGATAAAAAAGCGCTTATTAAATAAGCGTTTTTAAACAAACGCCTACGATTATTTAAATTTTGTGTAAATATTAAGTTTCGTCTTTGTTAAAAATTTGTAAATTGAATTGTGGGATTGTAAATTTTGTGCTATTTTCATATAAGGGCAAATACAGTAAATATTTACTGTGAGGCATATTTGAAATTAGTATCAGTACACTAAAAATATACTGACGATTGATAATAACAAATTTGTATCATTAGTTTGTAAATTCACTTGTCTTATTTGAAACAAATTATAACTGAATGTGATTGGTGACAATCGCTTAAATGGAGGATTTTAAATGTTTAGTAAGAAAAAAGATAAGTTTATGGTTCAATTAGAAGAGATGGTTTTTAATCTAGATCGTGCAGCTATTGAATTCGGTAAAATGGACTTCAATACTCATTTAGATTTAAAAGCATACTCAGACAACATTAAAACTTACGAGTCACATGGTGACGAATTAGTACATCAAGTTATTACTGATTTAAATCAAACATTTATCACACCAATTGAACGTGAAGATATTTTATCATTATGTGATGCAATTGATGATGTTTTAGATGCAATTGAAGAAACAGCTGCTATGTTTGAAATGTATTCAATTGAATACACAGATGAATATATGGCTGAATTTGTTGATAACATTCAAAAAGCTGTAGCAGAGATGAAACTTGCAGTTGGCTTATTAGTAGATAAAAAGTTATCACATATGCGTATCCATTCAATTAATATTAAAGAATTTGAAACAAATTGTGATGGTATTTTAAGACAGTCAATTAAACATATTTTCAATAGCGAAACGGATCCAATCACATTAATAAAAATAAAAGATATTTATGAAAGTATGGAAGAAATTGCTGATAAATGTCAAATCGTAGCAAATAATTTTGAAACTATTATTATGAAAAATAGCTAAGGGGAGTATATATTTATGTCATATATAATCATCGTCACTATAGCTGTAGTTATTTTCTCGCTGGTATTTGACTTTATCAATGGATTCCATGATACAGCCAATGCAGTAGCTACTGCAGTATCGACTAGAGCGTTAACGCCAAAAACGGCAATTTTAATGGCAGCAGTGATGAACTTTATAGGTGCTTTAACATTTACGGGCGTTGCAGGCACTATTACTAAAGACATTGTCGATCCATTTAAATTAGAAAATGGATTAGTTGTTGTATTAGCAGCAATATTAGCAGCTATCGTTTGGAATTTAGCTACATGGTTTTATGGTATACCGAGTTCGTCTTCTCATGCTCTGATAGGGTCAATTGCAGGAGCTGCGATTGCATCTGAAGGTTCATTTTCAGTGTTACATTATCAAGGGTTCACAAAAATTATTATTGTATTAATCGTTTCACCGATTATTGCATTTTGTGTTGGTTTTTTAATGTATTCTATTTTTAAAGTGATATTTAAAAATGCAAACTTAACAAGAGCGAACCGTAACTTTAGATTTTTCCAAATTTTCACAGCAGCGTTACAATCATTTTCACATGGTACAAACGATGCACAAAAATCGATGGGGATTATTACATTGGCTTTGATTGTTGCAAATGTTCAAACTGATGGTAGTGTAGAACCTCAATTATGGGTTAAGGTAGCTTGTGCAACAGCTATGGGTCTTGGTACCGCTATTGGTGGTTGGAAAATTATCAAAACTGTAGGTGGTAATATTATGAAAATTCGTCCTGCTAATGGTGCAGCGGCTGATTTATCATCTGCATTAACAATTTTCGTCGCGTCATCATTACATTTCCCATTATCAACAACACACGTTGTTTCATCATCAATTTTAGGTGTAGGTGCTTCTAACAGAGCCAAAGGTGTTAAGTGGAGTACTGCACAGAGAATGATTATTACATGGGTAATTACGTTACCAATCTCCGCTATATTAGCAGCATTATTATTCTATATTCTTAACTTATTTTTCTAATTGAATTACAAATAGAACTTCAGTATCACGTGTAATATGTGGTACTGAAGTTTTGTCATTTTTAAAGAAGTTTTTAAAAGAAAATATAAAA
This is a stretch of genomic DNA from Staphylococcus roterodami. It encodes these proteins:
- a CDS encoding alpha/beta hydrolase; the protein is MNRDNKWAIITALIIAVVGVLLALHLKQHYDQATIENQSNKDKINVKNKNVHIYQNITYNRVFPNSKLDIITPADMSSNTKLPVIFWMHGGGYIAGDKQYKNPLLAKIAEQGYIVVNVNYALAPQYKYPTPLIQMSQATKFIKENKMNIPIDFDQVVIGGDSAGAQLASQFTAIQTNNHLRKAMQFDQTFKPSQIKGAIFFGGFYNMQTVRKTEFPRIQLFMKSYTGEQDWEKGFKNISQMSTVKQATSDYPPTYLSVGDSDPFESQNVEFSKRLDELGVPVDTLFYDGTHHLHHQYQFHLDKPESIENIKKVLLFLSRNTSSSGVQTEEKPQIENPGNEVPLNPLN
- a CDS encoding GNAT family N-acetyltransferase encodes the protein MAHIIRRVSIKDVENFISMLSKIYDESPYMFYTPGEYDPSVTSASKQLEEYITSPHKVIFVAESDEQLVGFAFVNTMHFKRIKHVAKIDLGVKKLYQHRGIGQALIDAIMAWCLNNQIHRIEANVPLNNQPALELFKNADFQIEGVLKDKLFIDGKYYDDYMMAKILN
- the graX gene encoding auxiliary protein GraX/ApsX, which gives rise to MKPKVLLAGGTGYIGKYLSEVIENDADLYVISKYPENKKTDNVDMTWIQCDIYHYDQVVKAMNQIDIAVFFIDPTKNSAKITQSSARDLTLIAADNFGRAAAINQVKKVIYIPGSRYDNETIERLGAYGITVETTNLVFKRALVNVELQVSKYDDVRSTMKVPLPKGWTLQHLVNHFIAWMGYTKGTFVKTEKVQDLVKVYIKNKARPLAVFKIMETAEGIITLKLISGSLVKKKAVTQGKLEFRFIKASAVVYIHLYDYIPRVFWPIYYFIQAPMQKMMIHGFEVDCRIKDFQSRLKSGENMKYTK
- the graR gene encoding response regulator transcription factor GraR/ApsR; its protein translation is MQILLVEDDNTLFQELKKELEQWDFNVAGIEDFGKVMDTFESFNPEIVILDVQLPKYDGFYWCRKMREVSNVPILFLSSRDNPMDQVMSMELGADDYMQKPFYTNVLIAKLQAIYRRVYEFTAEEKRTLTWQDAVVDLSKDSIQKGDETIFLSKTEMIILEILITKKNQIVSRDTIITALWDDEAFVSDNTLTVNVNRLRKKLSEIGMDSAIETKVGKGYMAHE
- the graS gene encoding histidine kinase GraS/ApsS gives rise to the protein MNNLKWVGYFLKSRMNWIFWILFLNFIMLGISLIDYDFPIDSVFYIVSLNLSLTLIFLIITYFKEVKLYKHFDKDKEIEEIKHKDLAETPFQRHTVDYLYRQILAHKDKVVDQQLQLNMHEQTITEFVHDIKTPVTAMKLLIDQEENHERKQALLYEWSRINSMLDTQLYITRLESQRKDMYFDYVPLKRMVIDEIQLTRHISQVKGIGFDVDFKVDDHVYTDIKWCRMIIRQILSNALKYSENYNIEIRTELIDKHVSLIIKDHGRGISKKDMPRIFERGFTSTANRNETTSSGMGLYLVNNVKDQLGIQVDVTSAVGKGTTVSLVFPLQNEIVERMSEVTNLSF
- the vraF gene encoding ABC transporter ATP-binding protein VraF, with translation MAILEVKQLTKIYGNKKMAQEVLRDINMSVEEGEFIAIMGPSGSGKTTLLNVLSSIDYISQGSITLKGQKLEKLSNKDLSNIRKHDIGFIFQEYNLLHTLTVKENIMLPLTVQRLDKDTMLNRYQKVAEALNIFDISEKYPSELSGGQRQRTSAARAFITLPSIIFADEPTGALDSKSTQDLLKRLTKMNEEFKSTIIMVTHDPVAASYANRVIMLKDGQIFTELYQGDDDKQTFFKEIMRVQSVLGGVNYEL
- a CDS encoding ABC transporter permease, whose amino-acid sequence is MSFNQIIFKNFRQNFSYYAIYLFSLITSIVLYFSFVALKYAHKINMTESYPIIKEGSQVGSYFLFFIIIAFLLYANVLFIKRRSYELALYQTLGLSKFNILYILMLEQLLLFIITATLGIIIGIFGSKILLMIVFTLLGIKEKVPIIFSLRAVIETLLLIGVAYLFTAIQNFVLVFKQSISQLSKNNQVKESNHNKITFEEVILGILGIILIITGYYLSLNIVQYYNSIGILLFILFSTVIGAYFFFKSSVSLVFKMVKKFRKGVISVNDVMFSSSIMYRIKKNAFSLTVMAIISAITVSVLCFAAISRASLDSEIKYSSPHDVTIRDQQKANELANELNNQKIPHFYNYKEVIHTKLYKDDLFDVKMKEPYNVTITSDKYIPNTNLKRGQADLFVAEGAIKDLVKHKKHGKAIIGTKKHHVDIKLRKDINKIYFMTDVDLGGPTFVLNDQDYQEIRKYTKPKHIVSQFGFDLKHKKDALALEKAKNKVDKSIETRSEAASSISSLTGILLFVTSFLGVTFLIAVCCIIYIKQIDETEDELENYSILRKLGFTQKDMARGLKFKITFNFGLPLVIALSHAYFTSLAYMKLMGTTNQIPIFIVMGLYICMYAIFAIIAYNHSKRTIRHSI
- a CDS encoding DUF47 domain-containing protein, with translation MFSKKKDKFMVQLEEMVFNLDRAAIEFGKMDFNTHLDLKAYSDNIKTYESHGDELVHQVITDLNQTFITPIEREDILSLCDAIDDVLDAIEETAAMFEMYSIEYTDEYMAEFVDNIQKAVAEMKLAVGLLVDKKLSHMRIHSINIKEFETNCDGILRQSIKHIFNSETDPITLIKIKDIYESMEEIADKCQIVANNFETIIMKNS